The Arthrobacter alpinus genome contains a region encoding:
- a CDS encoding F510_1955 family glycosylhydrolase, whose translation MYPCTSFFPARRAVVAAALTLPLVLAGCSVPTPVINSAPAANAFGHVHGISVDPASTRILLATHDGLYDATKKTAVRVSDTIDLMGFTVTDDPKIFYASGHPGAGSSLPNPVGLIRSTDAGKTWQELSLGGESDFHALTASGGGLVAFDGQLRTSHDGVTWENSTTTFTPAVLAGSPASTVVLATTESGVQRSTNAGKTWQLVPNSPIIQFAAFATSLEKAPTETVGVSPDGSVHVSTDAGLSWAMAGKVAGQVEAIAALEGSHGKPRIWVATTTGISVSDDGGETFHTAAS comes from the coding sequence TTGTATCCCTGTACTTCGTTTTTCCCTGCCCGCCGAGCTGTGGTTGCGGCCGCACTAACCCTTCCGCTCGTTCTGGCAGGTTGTTCAGTACCGACCCCCGTCATCAATTCCGCTCCGGCAGCCAACGCATTTGGACATGTTCATGGCATATCGGTTGACCCGGCATCCACAAGGATCCTACTGGCCACCCATGATGGCCTCTACGACGCCACTAAGAAAACCGCCGTCAGGGTCAGTGACACCATCGATTTGATGGGGTTCACCGTCACTGACGATCCAAAGATCTTCTACGCGTCAGGACACCCCGGAGCGGGATCTTCCTTGCCGAATCCGGTCGGTCTAATCCGCTCCACCGACGCCGGAAAAACCTGGCAGGAGCTCTCCCTCGGTGGAGAATCCGATTTCCATGCCCTCACTGCCAGCGGCGGTGGCCTAGTCGCATTCGATGGCCAGCTTCGTACCAGTCACGACGGGGTTACATGGGAAAACTCCACGACTACGTTTACCCCAGCTGTGTTGGCCGGCAGCCCTGCCAGCACCGTCGTCCTTGCCACGACTGAGAGCGGCGTGCAGCGCTCCACGAACGCCGGCAAGACCTGGCAGCTCGTTCCCAATTCCCCGATTATCCAGTTTGCCGCCTTTGCCACGTCCCTGGAGAAGGCCCCGACGGAGACTGTTGGGGTATCCCCGGATGGCAGCGTCCATGTTTCAACCGATGCCGGTCTGAGTTGGGCTATGGCCGGGAAGGTCGCAGGCCAGGTCGAAGCCATCGCCGCCTTGGAAGGAAGCCACGGAAAGCCGCGGATTTGGGTGGCCACCACCACCGGCATCTCGGTCTCCGATGACGGTGGGGAGACTTTCCACACCGCTGCTTCCTAG
- a CDS encoding DUF305 domain-containing protein, with product MKKSLTVSATIVAAMLALAGCSTETDGGSMPGMNHSGPTASSMEATVAGGEHNAADTMFAQMMIPHHVQAVEMSNIMLAKTDLDPAIMTLATDIKAAQDPEIKKMTTWLTGWSEPTSMAGNHSMNGMMTGDDLDKLKAAEGTEASKLFLTQMIAHHEGAVEMAKTEVTDGQNAEAVALAESIVASQESEIKDMKELLATL from the coding sequence ATGAAGAAATCATTGACCGTTTCAGCCACCATTGTTGCCGCCATGCTCGCGTTGGCAGGATGCTCCACCGAAACCGACGGCGGATCCATGCCAGGGATGAACCATAGTGGTCCGACGGCCTCCTCCATGGAAGCTACAGTCGCCGGTGGGGAGCATAATGCTGCGGACACGATGTTTGCCCAAATGATGATCCCCCACCATGTCCAGGCAGTGGAGATGAGCAACATTATGCTCGCCAAGACCGACCTCGACCCCGCGATCATGACGCTGGCCACAGACATCAAGGCCGCCCAAGACCCGGAAATCAAGAAGATGACCACCTGGCTCACCGGCTGGTCCGAACCAACCTCCATGGCCGGAAACCACTCCATGAACGGAATGATGACTGGCGATGATCTTGACAAGCTCAAGGCTGCCGAGGGCACCGAGGCCAGCAAGCTTTTTCTGACCCAGATGATTGCCCACCACGAGGGTGCCGTAGAGATGGCCAAAACCGAGGTCACCGACGGTCAAAATGCCGAGGCTGTGGCCTTGGCAGAGAGCATCGTTGCCTCCCAGGAATCCGAGATCAAGGACATGAAGGAACTGCTCGCTACCCTCTAA
- a CDS encoding DUF6153 family protein — protein sequence MPSSTPTVGSFLRWGAMVALAFAVIGGIFGMHVMGGADVTSMASPSMMNASTETVSVKPIPVSEHPVSEGNAMLDSAAHAPSIAPAACGCSSTGCESSMDRHQSCIPSLATAVVTLPLPDAFTLPSSKSAFLVVAGHKSSGRVPDPPSLNQLSISRT from the coding sequence ATGCCAAGTAGTACGCCCACGGTGGGATCCTTCCTGCGCTGGGGCGCGATGGTCGCTCTTGCCTTCGCTGTCATCGGGGGCATATTCGGCATGCATGTCATGGGCGGAGCAGACGTCACGTCCATGGCATCTCCCAGCATGATGAACGCCTCCACCGAAACAGTCAGTGTCAAGCCCATTCCTGTCTCGGAGCACCCAGTCTCCGAAGGCAACGCAATGCTTGACAGCGCCGCTCATGCACCCTCGATCGCACCGGCGGCCTGCGGCTGTTCCTCCACTGGATGTGAATCATCCATGGACAGGCACCAAAGCTGCATTCCAAGCCTCGCAACAGCAGTCGTGACCTTGCCCCTTCCGGATGCGTTCACGCTTCCTTCGAGCAAATCGGCGTTTCTGGTTGTTGCAGGACACAAGTCCTCGGGTCGTGTTCCTGACCCGCCGTCACTGAATCAACTCTCGATCAGCAGAACGTAA
- a CDS encoding copper-translocating P-type ATPase — MEENHNGHDHQAQAADPGETLTSEMDHAAMGHGGMDHDDHAIHTAGQHAGHSTAMFKNRFWLTLVLSIPVVFFSPMFGHLLSYTPPDFPGAVWIPPVLGTFIFFYGGQPFLKGGWQEINSRQPGMMLLISMAITVAFIASWVTSLGIGGFDLDFWWELALLVAIMLLGHWIEMRALGSARGALDALAALLPDEAERVIEGGTETISVTELQAGDLVLVRSGARMPADGVITDGSAEVDESMITGESKTVPRSVGDPVVAGTVATDNSLRMKVTAVGDDTALAGIQRLVAEAQASTSRAQALADRAAAFLFYFAAGAGVITFIVWSLLGSVPDAVTRTVTVLVIACPHALGLAIPLVIAISTERAARAGVLIKNRMALERMRTIDVVLFDKTGTLTKGEPAVTGVVAVEGVTTEELLALAAAVESDSEHPVARAIIAAAKQTGNPALTASNFQSLTGRGVQATVNGTNTAVGGPALLAEFGASEPADIADTTAEWMDRGASILHVIRDGAVVGAVALEDEVREESRQAIQALQKRGIKVAMITGDAHQVAASVASELHIDEVFAEVLPQDKDLKVAELQARGLKVAMVGDGVNDAPALARAEVGIAIGAGTDVAMESAGVVLAGNDPRAVLSMVDLSHASYRKMWQNLIWATGYNIISVPLAAGVLAFAGIVLSPAAGAVLMSLSTIVVALNAQLLRRLKLNPADVR, encoded by the coding sequence ATGGAAGAGAACCATAATGGGCACGACCACCAGGCACAGGCTGCCGACCCCGGTGAGACGTTGACTTCTGAGATGGATCACGCGGCCATGGGTCACGGCGGCATGGATCACGACGACCATGCCATCCACACCGCCGGCCAGCATGCCGGGCACAGCACCGCCATGTTTAAGAATCGATTCTGGCTGACCCTGGTACTTTCCATCCCGGTGGTGTTCTTCAGCCCCATGTTCGGGCACCTTCTCAGTTACACTCCTCCCGATTTCCCGGGGGCTGTCTGGATCCCACCGGTGTTGGGCACCTTCATTTTCTTCTACGGCGGCCAGCCATTCCTCAAGGGTGGCTGGCAAGAGATCAACTCCCGGCAACCGGGCATGATGCTGCTGATTTCCATGGCCATCACCGTCGCATTCATTGCCTCCTGGGTCACCAGCCTGGGTATCGGCGGCTTTGACCTGGATTTCTGGTGGGAGCTGGCCCTGCTGGTGGCCATCATGCTGCTGGGGCATTGGATTGAAATGCGGGCCCTGGGCTCGGCCCGCGGGGCCCTCGACGCCCTGGCCGCCCTGCTGCCGGATGAGGCCGAACGGGTCATCGAGGGCGGCACCGAGACCATCAGCGTCACCGAGCTACAAGCCGGCGACCTTGTCCTGGTCCGTTCCGGGGCTCGGATGCCAGCGGACGGCGTGATTACCGACGGATCCGCCGAGGTGGACGAATCAATGATCACCGGCGAATCCAAAACCGTTCCCCGCTCGGTCGGGGACCCCGTGGTGGCCGGAACCGTTGCCACCGACAACTCCCTGCGGATGAAAGTTACGGCAGTCGGTGACGATACCGCCTTGGCCGGGATCCAAAGGCTGGTTGCCGAGGCACAGGCCTCCACCTCCCGTGCCCAGGCCCTGGCCGACAGGGCAGCGGCGTTCCTGTTCTACTTTGCCGCCGGCGCCGGTGTCATCACGTTCATTGTCTGGTCCCTGCTGGGCAGTGTCCCGGACGCGGTGACCCGCACCGTGACGGTGTTGGTTATTGCTTGCCCGCACGCCTTGGGTTTGGCCATTCCACTGGTCATCGCCATCTCCACCGAACGGGCCGCGCGGGCCGGGGTGCTGATTAAGAACCGGATGGCTTTGGAGAGGATGCGCACCATCGACGTCGTCCTGTTCGACAAGACCGGAACCCTGACCAAGGGCGAACCCGCTGTCACAGGTGTCGTTGCGGTCGAAGGCGTCACAACAGAGGAGCTGTTGGCCCTCGCCGCCGCTGTTGAATCGGACAGCGAACACCCGGTCGCCAGGGCGATCATCGCTGCCGCCAAACAGACCGGCAATCCGGCTTTGACTGCCTCGAATTTTCAGTCCCTGACCGGACGCGGCGTCCAGGCCACCGTCAACGGAACCAACACTGCAGTAGGCGGACCAGCCCTACTCGCGGAGTTCGGAGCCTCTGAACCCGCGGACATCGCAGACACAACCGCAGAGTGGATGGACCGGGGTGCGTCGATCTTGCATGTGATCAGGGATGGAGCCGTCGTTGGTGCTGTCGCTTTGGAGGATGAAGTCCGCGAGGAATCCCGCCAAGCCATCCAGGCCCTGCAAAAACGTGGCATCAAGGTCGCCATGATTACCGGCGATGCCCACCAAGTTGCCGCTTCGGTGGCTTCCGAGCTTCACATCGACGAGGTTTTCGCCGAGGTCTTGCCCCAGGACAAGGACCTGAAGGTCGCCGAATTGCAGGCCCGCGGGTTGAAGGTGGCCATGGTCGGTGACGGTGTCAACGACGCCCCCGCCTTGGCCCGGGCCGAGGTTGGCATTGCCATCGGCGCAGGCACTGATGTCGCCATGGAATCGGCCGGAGTGGTGTTGGCCGGCAATGACCCACGGGCAGTGCTGTCCATGGTGGACCTTTCCCATGCCAGCTACCGCAAAATGTGGCAAAACCTGATCTGGGCCACCGGGTACAACATCATCTCCGTTCCCCTGGCCGCAGGTGTCTTGGCTTTTGCTGGCATCGTCCTCTCACCGGCCGCAGGTGCAGTTTTGATGTCGCTATCGACCATCGTGGTGGCACTGAACGCCCAACTGCTGCGCCGCCTCAAACTCAACCCCGCCGACGTCCGATAG
- a CDS encoding heavy-metal-associated domain-containing protein produces MCGTETPKDLKLTQTTESSCSCCSTETTEAKATGESGTAYSLEGLTCGHCVQSVEIAVAAIEGVESATVDLVAGGISTLMVSGPVLPEDIRSAVATAGYTVTKS; encoded by the coding sequence ATGTGCGGAACTGAAACTCCAAAAGACCTCAAACTGACGCAGACAACCGAGAGCTCATGCAGCTGCTGCTCGACCGAGACAACAGAGGCCAAGGCAACCGGCGAGTCTGGAACCGCGTACTCCTTGGAAGGACTGACCTGCGGGCACTGCGTCCAAAGCGTCGAGATCGCCGTTGCGGCAATTGAGGGCGTGGAATCCGCCACCGTTGATCTTGTCGCAGGAGGCATCTCGACACTGATGGTCTCTGGACCTGTACTCCCTGAAGACATTCGCTCTGCCGTGGCCACTGCCGGCTATACCGTCACAAAGAGCTAG
- a CDS encoding peptidase: protein MVPKPVRRVESAPAGQGMLARIPGHGSFTLTGEAVAMIGIFGGLLHCYLGPSGCRKQGLYFSRTEPKKPLRCLLSALGDAGSEGAGGLEEIVVSVSHDLAPKLNGAVLDFDTYNKMQRFAWQTMPAVKGPACTCLRSIGPAAGKHSPCLDDQGIGLSDFPGK, encoded by the coding sequence ATGGTTCCTAAGCCGGTGCGCCGGGTAGAGTCCGCGCCAGCCGGGCAAGGCATGTTGGCCCGAATTCCCGGTCACGGCAGCTTCACCCTGACCGGAGAGGCCGTGGCCATGATCGGGATCTTTGGCGGGCTTCTGCACTGCTATCTGGGTCCCAGCGGCTGCCGCAAACAAGGACTGTACTTCTCCCGAACGGAACCAAAAAAGCCCCTGCGCTGCCTGCTCAGCGCACTGGGCGATGCCGGGAGCGAAGGGGCCGGTGGGCTGGAGGAGATTGTGGTCAGCGTCAGCCACGATCTGGCACCGAAACTCAACGGCGCCGTCCTGGACTTTGACACCTACAACAAGATGCAGCGCTTCGCCTGGCAAACGATGCCGGCCGTCAAGGGGCCGGCCTGCACGTGCCTGCGCTCCATCGGGCCAGCCGCGGGGAAGCACTCACCCTGCCTCGATGACCAGGGAATAGGACTCAGCGACTTCCCGGGCAAGTGA
- a CDS encoding cation diffusion facilitator family transporter, translated as MSLTGQAGHRHHDDEHPHGHAHEDGHTHEHEHEHEGHSHKHHTGFKGWLFELFVPHTHDSADSIDDALESSVQGVRALKISLFILLGTTVLQFLVVLISGSVALLADTIHNFSDALTAVPLWIAFILGRRAATRRYTYGYGRAEDLAGLFIVAVVALSAVVAAWQSIDRLFHPQPLHNLWWVLAAGVIGFAGNEAVAIYRIRVGRQIGSAALVADGVHARIDGFTSLAVVLGAGGVMLGFPLADPIVGLLISAAIIVLLWGTVKSIGRRLMDGIEPDLVARAQTALEETPGILAVERLQLRWVGHRLQGAATVTTVDAPLSTVDQTLEEARHRLGHALPKLDDMVIQVSTARATETGHGS; from the coding sequence ATGAGCCTCACCGGACAGGCGGGCCACCGCCACCACGATGACGAGCACCCGCACGGTCACGCGCACGAAGACGGCCACACCCATGAGCATGAGCATGAGCATGAGGGACATTCCCACAAGCACCACACTGGGTTCAAGGGCTGGCTATTTGAATTATTTGTCCCGCACACCCACGACTCTGCAGACTCCATCGATGACGCCTTGGAATCCAGCGTCCAGGGCGTCCGCGCCCTGAAGATTAGCCTCTTCATCCTGCTGGGCACCACGGTCCTGCAGTTCCTGGTGGTGCTCATCAGCGGCTCGGTGGCCTTGCTGGCGGACACCATCCACAACTTCTCCGACGCCCTGACCGCGGTCCCGTTGTGGATTGCCTTCATCTTGGGCCGCCGCGCCGCCACCCGCCGCTACACCTACGGCTATGGACGCGCCGAAGACCTGGCAGGCCTGTTCATCGTCGCCGTCGTGGCACTTTCCGCCGTCGTTGCGGCTTGGCAGTCCATCGACCGACTCTTCCACCCACAGCCCCTGCACAACCTTTGGTGGGTACTTGCCGCCGGCGTGATCGGCTTTGCCGGCAACGAGGCCGTGGCCATCTACCGGATCAGGGTGGGCCGGCAGATCGGCTCCGCCGCACTCGTGGCCGACGGCGTTCATGCCCGGATTGACGGATTCACCTCACTGGCCGTCGTTCTCGGCGCTGGCGGGGTCATGCTCGGCTTCCCGCTAGCGGACCCGATTGTGGGGCTGCTGATCTCGGCCGCCATCATCGTCTTGCTGTGGGGCACGGTGAAGAGCATCGGCCGCCGACTGATGGACGGGATCGAACCCGACCTTGTCGCCCGTGCACAAACAGCCCTTGAAGAAACTCCCGGCATCCTGGCCGTGGAACGGCTACAACTGCGCTGGGTCGGCCACCGACTCCAGGGCGCGGCCACCGTCACAACCGTGGACGCACCACTGTCCACCGTGGATCAGACGCTGGAGGAGGCCAGACATCGACTGGGGCACGCCCTCCCCAAGCTGGATGACATGGTCATTCAAGTCTCCACCGCACGCGCAACGGAGACTGGACATGGTTCCTAA
- a CDS encoding ArsR/SmtB family transcription factor — protein sequence MNADKKSCTLDVDSQYVELAVEIFAMLADATRVRIILALREGEMAVGALAELVEKSPAAVSQHLAKMRLARIVSTRQDGTKVMYRLANEHARQLVADAIYQAEHALGGMPAHHRADQTAT from the coding sequence ATGAATGCAGATAAGAAGTCTTGCACATTGGATGTAGACAGCCAATACGTGGAACTGGCGGTGGAGATCTTTGCCATGCTGGCAGATGCCACCAGGGTGCGAATCATCCTAGCCCTGCGCGAGGGCGAGATGGCCGTGGGCGCGCTGGCCGAATTAGTAGAAAAATCCCCTGCCGCTGTTTCTCAGCACCTGGCCAAGATGCGTCTGGCCCGCATCGTCTCTACCCGCCAGGACGGGACCAAGGTCATGTACCGGCTGGCGAATGAACACGCCCGCCAACTGGTGGCAGACGCCATTTACCAGGCCGAGCACGCTCTCGGCGGGATGCCCGCGCACCACCGCGCAGACCAGACCGCGACATGA
- a CDS encoding DUF2127 domain-containing protein, whose translation MVKSATGSSLLGKTFKISLVLKGLDGVLELVGGILLLLVSPAQVGSLVQNLTQHELSEDPHDLIATTLVHLAATMTVSATLFGAIYLLLHGLVKIVLVWAVLKDKLWAYPWMIAFLGVFILYQSYELVVSFTWGMVFLTAFDIFIVWLTAHEYMAHRSKMKGANLQEQPAPEGVEQPRKER comes from the coding sequence ATGGTTAAGTCGGCTACCGGCAGCTCCTTGTTGGGCAAGACATTCAAGATCAGTCTGGTCCTCAAGGGCCTGGATGGAGTGCTGGAACTAGTCGGAGGAATCCTGCTCCTGCTGGTCTCACCCGCGCAGGTGGGCTCCTTGGTTCAGAATCTGACCCAGCATGAGCTTTCCGAAGATCCCCATGACCTCATCGCTACGACCCTGGTGCACCTGGCCGCGACGATGACCGTCTCAGCGACCCTGTTCGGTGCGATCTATTTGTTGTTGCACGGGCTCGTGAAGATCGTCCTGGTTTGGGCGGTACTGAAGGACAAACTCTGGGCCTATCCGTGGATGATTGCCTTCCTGGGTGTTTTTATCCTTTACCAAAGCTACGAGCTGGTGGTTTCCTTTACCTGGGGCATGGTCTTCCTGACTGCCTTTGACATCTTCATCGTTTGGCTCACGGCGCACGAATACATGGCCCACCGTTCAAAGATGAAAGGCGCCAACCTGCAGGAGCAACCAGCCCCTGAGGGTGTGGAACAGCCCCGGAAGGAAAGATAG
- a CDS encoding Chromate resistance protein ChrB codes for MTQNIEWVLILPQIPSEPSRHRVAVWRQLRKAGAVPVSTGVWALPAGPAFQADLDRAGELCRNGGGSLVIIDASPRDETSASMIRDAFMAVRVDEWAEFTADCGKFEVEIAKEIQKQKFTFAELEEEEQSLDRLRRWYRDLKKRDVLELPEAKAAEKRLRACATILDGYAERVYQAVHGRTDAPDSGATATTPPVLDGPDT; via the coding sequence GTGACACAAAATATTGAATGGGTGCTGATTCTTCCGCAAATTCCGTCCGAACCATCCCGCCACCGGGTGGCCGTGTGGCGCCAGCTGCGCAAGGCAGGTGCTGTCCCCGTCTCGACCGGCGTCTGGGCACTCCCCGCCGGACCGGCCTTCCAAGCCGATTTGGACCGGGCCGGGGAGCTCTGTCGCAACGGCGGCGGGAGCCTGGTCATCATCGACGCGTCCCCACGCGACGAGACCTCAGCCTCCATGATCCGGGACGCATTCATGGCCGTTCGTGTGGATGAATGGGCCGAGTTCACGGCGGACTGCGGCAAGTTCGAGGTGGAGATTGCCAAGGAAATTCAGAAGCAGAAGTTCACGTTCGCCGAGCTAGAGGAAGAGGAACAAAGCCTGGACCGGCTACGGCGCTGGTACCGGGACCTGAAGAAACGCGACGTTCTGGAACTACCCGAGGCCAAGGCCGCCGAGAAGCGGCTGCGGGCCTGCGCAACAATTTTGGACGGCTATGCCGAACGGGTTTACCAGGCCGTCCACGGAAGAACGGACGCGCCCGACAGTGGCGCCACGGCCACAACACCCCCAGTCCTAGACGGACCGGATACGTGA
- a CDS encoding MFS transporter, giving the protein MPGRRKTPAESSASPSQTGPSARVLAPLYAAGFTTAFGAHSIAAGLGAESGHIGLGLLTFGVLLALYDVAEVILKPVFGSLSDRIGAKPVIIAGLVGFALASLIGTLGTAPLIIGIARLGQGAAASAFSPASSAAVARLSGPGTAGRYFGKYGSWKGLGYVLGPLLGAGLIWVGGFPALFLAMAIISAAAALWVGISMPALPVLPRPRYTFSDLVHQSTQRSFLIPTMVLAGATGALGVAVGFLPLLGTTLHLPLVASMAVVAVLALSSTLTQPLVGRWRDQGCISARGGMSLGLALIAAGIVLLAVVPQPLTLYLAALVIGCGIGISTPLGFAHLASTTPPERMGRTMGSAEIGREVGDAAGPLIVGAIATTVSIAAGLGTLALLIAVTSVLSALLLPRTSDALSSHRETETPASPKSNS; this is encoded by the coding sequence CTGCCAGGCCGCCGCAAGACCCCGGCCGAATCTTCGGCGAGCCCATCTCAGACTGGACCCTCTGCACGGGTGCTGGCTCCGCTCTATGCAGCGGGATTCACCACCGCGTTCGGTGCTCACAGCATCGCGGCAGGCCTGGGCGCGGAAAGCGGCCATATCGGGCTCGGATTGCTCACCTTTGGCGTGCTCTTGGCGCTCTACGATGTGGCCGAAGTCATCCTCAAACCCGTATTCGGGTCCCTCAGTGACCGGATCGGTGCGAAACCCGTCATCATTGCCGGCCTGGTCGGATTCGCCCTCGCCTCCCTCATCGGCACGCTCGGGACCGCCCCGCTCATCATCGGCATAGCCCGACTGGGCCAAGGAGCTGCAGCCTCAGCTTTTTCTCCCGCATCCTCCGCGGCCGTGGCGAGGCTGTCCGGACCGGGCACCGCAGGCAGGTACTTCGGCAAATACGGCTCATGGAAGGGACTGGGCTACGTTCTCGGCCCACTATTGGGAGCCGGCTTGATCTGGGTCGGTGGGTTCCCTGCCCTCTTCCTGGCCATGGCCATCATTTCTGCTGCGGCCGCCCTCTGGGTCGGAATCTCCATGCCCGCACTGCCGGTCCTCCCGCGCCCCCGCTACACCTTCAGCGACCTGGTGCACCAAAGCACCCAACGCTCCTTCCTTATTCCCACCATGGTGTTGGCCGGCGCTACCGGCGCCCTCGGTGTCGCCGTCGGATTCCTGCCACTTCTAGGCACCACGCTCCACCTTCCCCTGGTCGCAAGCATGGCCGTGGTCGCAGTCCTAGCGCTCTCCTCCACCCTCACCCAACCCCTAGTAGGTCGCTGGCGAGACCAAGGATGCATCTCAGCACGGGGCGGAATGAGCTTGGGTCTGGCCCTCATCGCAGCAGGTATCGTCCTACTTGCTGTCGTCCCGCAACCCCTAACTCTCTACCTGGCCGCGCTAGTCATCGGGTGCGGCATCGGGATCTCCACACCCCTTGGATTCGCGCATCTCGCTTCAACGACCCCGCCAGAACGAATGGGGAGAACGATGGGATCGGCAGAAATCGGCAGAGAGGTTGGCGACGCGGCCGGGCCGCTCATTGTCGGGGCCATCGCAACAACCGTCAGCATCGCGGCCGGCCTCGGAACCCTCGCGCTCCTCATAGCCGTCACATCAGTCCTTTCAGCGCTGCTGCTGCCACGCACCAGCGACGCTCTTTCGTCACATCGAGAAACTGAGACTCCCGCATCCCCAAAGTCCAACTCATAA
- a CDS encoding SOS response-associated peptidase family protein produces the protein MFDVMAAGDNLPEPAWNIKPTNRVPVVLESAKGEDEPVRRLEAGRWSLTPSYSKELKTKFATFNARSETAAEKATFRGSVRSKRAILPAYL, from the coding sequence ATGTTCGACGTCATGGCGGCAGGTGACAACCTGCCGGAGCCGGCATGGAACATCAAGCCCACGAACCGCGTCCCGGTCGTGTTGGAGTCTGCCAAGGGTGAGGATGAGCCGGTGCGCCGGCTGGAAGCTGGCCGCTGGTCGTTGACGCCCTCCTACTCCAAAGAGTTGAAAACGAAGTTCGCCACTTTCAACGCCCGCTCGGAAACTGCGGCCGAGAAGGCCACTTTTCGAGGATCGGTTAGGAGCAAGCGGGCAATCCTGCCGGCTTATCTGTAG
- a CDS encoding helix-turn-helix domain-containing protein, protein MRTSDDQSPIAWRLRELMAAAGMFHTTDLVGPLQDVGIQLSREQVFRLVTKTPARLNVEVLAGLCQILSCTPNDLIQINPAAATTDALRTGTTDTTAPESRSIGDLRPVPARIRRPT, encoded by the coding sequence ATGCGCACCTCTGACGATCAATCACCAATTGCCTGGCGCTTGCGTGAGCTCATGGCGGCAGCGGGCATGTTTCACACCACCGATCTCGTCGGCCCTCTTCAAGATGTCGGCATTCAGCTTTCACGGGAGCAAGTCTTTCGCCTCGTCACCAAAACCCCAGCACGTTTGAATGTCGAGGTCCTTGCCGGCCTCTGCCAGATCCTCAGCTGCACTCCCAACGACTTGATCCAGATCAATCCGGCAGCAGCCACTACGGACGCGCTCCGAACTGGAACGACGGACACCACCGCCCCGGAAAGTCGTTCAATCGGAGACCTCCGTCCCGTACCGGCTCGGATTCGCCGCCCTACATGA